One Lacticaseibacillus rhamnosus genomic window carries:
- a CDS encoding APC family permease: MGLFQLVMLALGSLIGSGWLFGSWEAAEVAGPAAIFSWVIGGVIIGVIAYNYVELGTMFPESGGMSKFAQYSHGSLVGFIASWANWISLVTLLPIEAVAAVQYMASWPWKWAGFTHGFLHAGRITPQGLLVVFAFIIIFTLLNYWSVTLLTRFTSFISIFKIGVPLLTIVLLALSSFHPENYGHSLATLMPYGSAPIFAATSVSGIIFSFNAFQTVINMGSDVKRPQKNIGRGIGISLLISGIIYILLQSVFITTISPDMLAAHGWKGLNLNSPFADLAILLGIHWLSVLLYMDAFVSPFGTGVSFVASSGRALQAMVGNNHIPKFIGKIDEKYGTPRVAMVVNAVLSMIMVSIFPSWGTLASVISTATLIAYLTGPVTVISLREMAPNFKRPVKSAMLRVMAPLAFVLTSLAAYWAKWPTTVEVIGVIFLGIPLYLFYEWRSGWRSTWQQLKASAWMLGYLVFLSVISLIGSAEFNGLNWIHYPMDFVVIILGAVVFYFWGINSHIISKYFRKAARVNDKVKMPAAEDIERDK, encoded by the coding sequence ATTGGTCTATTTCAGCTAGTCATGTTGGCACTTGGTTCGTTAATTGGATCGGGCTGGTTGTTTGGATCGTGGGAAGCGGCAGAAGTCGCCGGACCAGCGGCAATTTTTTCTTGGGTCATTGGCGGCGTCATTATCGGTGTCATTGCCTATAATTACGTGGAGTTAGGTACGATGTTTCCGGAATCAGGCGGAATGAGTAAATTTGCGCAGTATTCGCATGGCTCATTGGTTGGCTTTATAGCATCATGGGCTAACTGGATTTCTTTGGTGACATTATTGCCAATTGAAGCAGTTGCCGCAGTTCAGTATATGGCATCGTGGCCATGGAAGTGGGCTGGTTTTACCCACGGCTTTTTACATGCAGGGAGGATTACCCCACAAGGACTGTTAGTGGTCTTTGCGTTTATCATCATTTTTACGTTGCTTAATTACTGGTCAGTGACGTTGCTGACGCGCTTTACCAGTTTTATTTCCATTTTTAAAATTGGGGTACCGTTGTTGACGATCGTTTTGCTGGCCTTGTCGAGTTTTCACCCCGAAAATTATGGGCATTCGTTGGCAACCTTGATGCCTTATGGTAGTGCACCGATTTTTGCGGCGACTTCGGTTTCAGGGATTATCTTTTCTTTTAACGCTTTCCAGACTGTTATTAACATGGGAAGCGATGTGAAACGCCCGCAAAAGAATATTGGTCGCGGCATCGGGATTTCTTTGCTTATTAGCGGAATTATTTATATTCTGTTGCAAAGTGTCTTTATCACGACCATTTCTCCTGATATGCTTGCTGCCCATGGATGGAAAGGCCTGAACCTCAACTCGCCGTTTGCGGATTTGGCAATTTTGCTTGGTATTCACTGGCTGTCGGTTTTGCTGTATATGGATGCGTTTGTTTCGCCATTTGGGACTGGCGTTTCGTTTGTCGCTTCGTCCGGTCGTGCGCTTCAGGCGATGGTGGGCAACAATCACATTCCTAAGTTTATCGGTAAAATTGACGAAAAGTACGGAACTCCGCGTGTCGCGATGGTGGTCAATGCTGTCTTAAGTATGATTATGGTCTCTATTTTTCCATCGTGGGGGACGCTTGCCAGTGTTATTTCAACGGCTACGTTAATTGCTTATCTGACAGGACCGGTCACGGTGATCTCTTTGCGTGAAATGGCGCCTAATTTCAAGCGTCCGGTCAAATCAGCGATGTTGCGAGTAATGGCACCGTTGGCATTTGTGTTGACATCATTAGCGGCTTACTGGGCAAAATGGCCAACCACCGTTGAAGTCATTGGGGTTATCTTTTTAGGGATTCCGTTGTATCTGTTTTATGAATGGCGATCAGGTTGGCGCAGTACGTGGCAGCAGTTAAAAGCCTCGGCGTGGATGCTTGGTTACCTGGTCTTTCTCTCGGTAATTTCGCTGATTGGCAGTGCTGAGTTTAATGGGTTGAACTGGATCCATTATCCAATGGACTTTGTCGTCATTATACTTGGCGCGGTGGTCTTCTATTTTTGGGGGATCAACAGTCATATCATATCGAAGTACTTCCGTAAGGCCGCGCGTGTTAACGATAAAGTTAAAATGCCTGCAGCGGAAGACATCGAGCGTGACAAGTAA
- a CDS encoding glycosyltransferase family 4 protein, with the protein MNIGIFTDSYFPQVSGVATSIKTLKDDLERKGHQVYIFTTTDPHVPDDAVEPNLFRFTSVPFVSFTDRRIAVRGLFHAYAVAKELNLDIVHTQTEFSMGYIGKFVAKQLKIPTIHTYHTMYEDYLHYVLNGHLLKPYHVKQFTRAFLYHVSGVIAPSERVYDTLRRYGVKTDIKIIPTGVDLTQFAEQKDPHLREKLGLADVPVLVSLSRVAYEKRIDKLISAMPAILAQIPKAVLLIVGDGPAREDLEAQAAELGIADHVRFTGEIDHDDVGDYYRVGDVFVSASDSESQGLTYIEAMAADRKVVALAGDYTDQLLDDPALGTTFTTEAEMVHQVVNYLKHPNAYDDPKPRTEKLVAISADRFGDRVLDFYRDVISHYSPNEADETVPWTDESSSKRTMKG; encoded by the coding sequence GTGAATATCGGGATTTTTACAGACAGCTATTTTCCGCAAGTCAGTGGTGTCGCGACGTCCATCAAGACCTTGAAGGACGATCTAGAACGTAAGGGTCATCAGGTTTATATTTTCACGACAACCGACCCACATGTGCCAGATGATGCGGTCGAACCGAACTTGTTCCGATTTACAAGTGTGCCGTTTGTTTCTTTTACTGATCGGCGCATTGCGGTTCGGGGGCTGTTTCACGCTTATGCAGTGGCTAAGGAATTAAATCTGGATATTGTGCATACACAAACTGAGTTCTCAATGGGTTACATTGGTAAGTTTGTGGCCAAACAACTGAAAATTCCAACGATCCATACTTATCACACTATGTATGAGGATTATCTGCATTATGTCTTAAACGGTCATCTGCTAAAGCCGTACCATGTCAAGCAATTTACCCGCGCTTTTCTGTATCACGTAAGCGGTGTGATTGCGCCGTCTGAGCGGGTGTATGATACGTTGCGGCGTTATGGCGTTAAGACCGACATTAAGATTATTCCAACCGGAGTCGATTTAACGCAATTCGCAGAGCAAAAGGACCCGCACTTACGGGAAAAGCTGGGACTGGCAGATGTGCCGGTATTGGTTTCGCTTAGTCGCGTTGCTTATGAAAAGCGAATTGATAAATTAATCAGCGCCATGCCCGCAATTTTGGCGCAAATTCCTAAAGCAGTTCTCCTAATTGTCGGTGATGGCCCTGCACGTGAAGATCTAGAGGCACAGGCTGCTGAATTAGGGATTGCCGATCATGTCCGGTTTACCGGTGAAATTGACCATGATGATGTAGGCGACTATTATCGTGTCGGCGATGTTTTTGTGTCGGCTAGTGATTCAGAGTCACAGGGACTGACTTATATTGAGGCAATGGCCGCTGATCGGAAAGTTGTTGCCCTTGCTGGTGATTATACTGATCAACTGTTGGATGATCCGGCGTTGGGAACAACTTTTACGACTGAAGCAGAAATGGTTCATCAAGTTGTGAATTATCTGAAGCATCCTAATGCCTATGATGATCCCAAACCGCGAACTGAAAAGCTGGTGGCAATTTCTGCTGATCGGTTTGGCGATCGGGTACTTGATTTCTATCGCGATGTTATCAGTCACTATTCCCCGAATGAAGCTGATGAAACTGTGCCATGGACCGATGAAAGTAGTAGCAAACGGACCATGAAAGGTTAA
- a CDS encoding glycosyltransferase family 4 protein, translating to MIVINMFSSANKVAGQGVGAVYTELMGLLKHDFANEFQINVNRYTRSDISHYHTIDPKFYLSTFSKKRGRKIGFVHFVPSTLDASLKLPRVARWTLDRYTLAFYKRMDELVVVNPNFIPKLEAYGINPDKVTYIPNFVSQRTFHPVSREKRQALRHANGFKPDDFVVFGAGQVQDRKGVGDFIKLAQQNPDYRFVWAGGFSFGRITEGYERLKKAVANAPANLNFTGIMPRETMIDYYNMADLFLLPSFEELFPMSVLEAFATDTPVMVRDLELYQQIITPYAITAADVADMQARIRALADDRELLATYAAKSREAAQVYDEARLEKVWHDFYVQQAALGKH from the coding sequence ATGATCGTTATTAACATGTTTTCTTCAGCCAATAAGGTTGCTGGGCAAGGCGTGGGTGCAGTTTACACAGAACTGATGGGACTGTTGAAACACGATTTTGCCAATGAATTTCAAATTAATGTCAATCGTTATACGCGCAGTGATATTAGTCATTATCATACAATCGATCCTAAGTTTTATTTATCGACGTTCTCCAAAAAAAGAGGCCGCAAAATCGGCTTCGTTCATTTTGTGCCTAGTACTTTAGATGCGAGTTTAAAGTTGCCGCGAGTGGCGCGGTGGACACTAGACCGCTATACGTTAGCTTTTTACAAACGTATGGATGAACTTGTTGTCGTGAATCCAAACTTCATTCCTAAGCTTGAGGCCTATGGGATTAATCCGGACAAGGTAACGTACATTCCAAATTTCGTTTCTCAACGTACGTTTCATCCGGTTTCCCGGGAAAAAAGGCAGGCGTTACGACATGCGAATGGTTTTAAGCCGGATGATTTTGTCGTTTTTGGCGCCGGGCAAGTGCAAGATCGCAAAGGCGTCGGTGATTTCATCAAACTCGCGCAACAAAACCCTGACTACCGCTTTGTCTGGGCGGGCGGCTTTTCTTTTGGCCGCATTACAGAAGGTTATGAGCGGCTCAAAAAGGCAGTTGCAAATGCGCCTGCCAACCTGAACTTTACCGGTATTATGCCGCGAGAAACGATGATCGACTACTATAACATGGCAGACTTGTTCCTTCTGCCATCTTTTGAAGAGTTGTTTCCAATGTCGGTTTTAGAAGCATTTGCAACGGATACGCCGGTAATGGTGCGTGATCTTGAATTGTATCAGCAAATCATCACGCCTTATGCAATTACGGCGGCGGATGTGGCAGACATGCAGGCACGAATTCGAGCATTAGCCGATGATCGCGAGCTTTTGGCAACATATGCGGCCAAGAGCCGTGAAGCGGCGCAGGTGTACGATGAAGCTCGGCTTGAAAAAGTCTGGCATGATTTTTACGTGCAACAAGCAGCGTTGGGTAAACACTAG
- a CDS encoding lysylphosphatidylglycerol synthase transmembrane domain-containing protein: protein MTRKNKLAVFIMVLIGAGIFIYEARDLNGAKLIHELLSLDLKWLLVAFLLMFGSWIVETFVVQIFIKNGSDELDFKTALRVPLVEQLFNAITPMASGGQPAQLFALMQSGVEAGRASSVLLMKFVVYQFMVLINFVLTLLIGFDQVSRHFGALVIFIIFGFVIHVIVIVGLLMVMYYYKFTKKLVRIIMIPVGWFVKPEKKMAMQLDLDHKIDTFYAESLHLKREKVRVIKACFLTLIQLLLYYAVPYFVLLALGVNHVSIVEVIVLHVMIVMIVSLFPIPGGAGGAEYSFKTLFATYVASPSKLVLGMLLWRFLTYYLGMICGIVAMALPPKKDA, encoded by the coding sequence ATGACACGGAAGAACAAACTGGCCGTCTTCATCATGGTTCTGATTGGCGCCGGCATTTTTATTTATGAAGCACGTGATCTTAATGGCGCAAAACTGATCCATGAACTTTTATCGCTTGATCTTAAGTGGCTGTTAGTGGCTTTTTTACTGATGTTTGGTTCATGGATCGTTGAAACCTTCGTTGTGCAGATTTTTATTAAAAACGGATCGGACGAATTAGACTTTAAGACAGCGTTGCGGGTTCCGCTTGTCGAGCAACTATTCAACGCAATTACGCCCATGGCATCTGGCGGTCAACCGGCTCAGCTGTTTGCGCTCATGCAAAGTGGGGTGGAGGCTGGTCGCGCGAGTTCGGTACTGTTGATGAAGTTTGTTGTGTATCAGTTTATGGTGCTGATTAACTTTGTACTCACTTTACTTATCGGCTTTGATCAAGTGTCTCGGCATTTTGGGGCCCTTGTGATTTTCATCATCTTTGGCTTTGTTATCCACGTGATTGTGATTGTCGGCTTGCTCATGGTGATGTACTACTACAAATTCACCAAGAAGCTCGTCAGAATCATCATGATACCAGTCGGCTGGTTCGTGAAGCCGGAAAAGAAGATGGCGATGCAGCTTGATCTGGATCACAAAATCGATACTTTTTACGCCGAAAGCCTGCACTTGAAGCGCGAAAAAGTTCGTGTGATTAAGGCGTGCTTTTTGACGTTAATTCAGTTGCTGCTTTACTATGCGGTTCCGTATTTTGTGCTATTGGCACTGGGTGTGAATCACGTTAGCATTGTTGAAGTGATTGTGTTACACGTGATGATTGTGATGATTGTCAGTCTGTTTCCAATTCCGGGTGGAGCTGGCGGTGCAGAGTATAGTTTTAAAACCCTGTTTGCGACGTATGTGGCCTCACCATCTAAGTTAGTGCTTGGCATGTTGTTATGGCGCTTTTTAACTTATTATCTAGGAATGATCTGCGGCATTGTTGCAATGGCATTACCTCCAAAAAAAGACGCGTAA
- a CDS encoding pyridoxal phosphate-dependent aminotransferase: MTLQPLNEQLPAIEVSEIRQFDESVSDIPGILKLTLGEPDFNTPEHVKQAGIKAIQENYSHYTGMVGDPELREAAQHFFKTKYGTDYQATDEILVTVGATEALATAITTISDPGDAMLVPSPIYPGYIPLLTLNHVTPLYMDTSKTDFVLTPELIEATITANPDAKIKGIILNYPSNPTGVTYRAAEVKAIADIAAKHNLYIICDEIYSELTYGEPHVSMGQFAYDRTFIVNGLSKSHAMTGWRIGFLMGPQQLIAQAKKVHQYLVTAATTIAQRAGIEALTNGADDAQVMKAAYVKRRDFVYAALIDMGFSVARPDGAFYLFAKIPTQLHLSSREFTHALAHEQKLALISGTAFGPGGEGYIRISYAASMTDLQEAVKRLRAFMASHIG; the protein is encoded by the coding sequence ATGACATTGCAACCTTTAAACGAACAACTACCTGCCATCGAGGTTAGTGAGATTCGACAATTTGACGAAAGTGTCAGTGATATTCCCGGTATTTTGAAACTGACGCTAGGCGAACCTGATTTCAACACCCCGGAACATGTTAAGCAAGCCGGGATCAAAGCCATTCAGGAAAATTACTCGCATTATACCGGGATGGTTGGTGATCCGGAGTTACGCGAAGCCGCACAACATTTTTTTAAAACGAAATATGGCACTGACTATCAGGCTACAGATGAAATTCTGGTGACAGTCGGGGCCACTGAAGCACTGGCAACCGCTATTACGACGATCAGTGATCCGGGTGATGCTATGCTGGTTCCGTCACCAATTTATCCGGGCTACATTCCGCTTCTGACGCTGAATCACGTTACGCCGCTTTATATGGATACGAGTAAAACCGACTTTGTTTTGACCCCAGAACTCATTGAGGCCACCATCACTGCAAATCCTGATGCTAAAATCAAAGGCATTATCCTTAACTATCCAAGCAATCCCACCGGTGTCACGTATCGGGCGGCAGAAGTAAAGGCCATTGCGGACATCGCCGCTAAACATAACCTCTACATTATCTGTGACGAAATTTATTCTGAACTGACTTATGGTGAGCCGCATGTATCCATGGGACAATTTGCCTACGATCGTACATTTATTGTCAACGGTCTGTCTAAATCACATGCAATGACCGGCTGGCGAATTGGCTTTTTGATGGGTCCCCAGCAGTTAATCGCGCAAGCCAAAAAGGTGCACCAATATCTTGTGACTGCCGCAACGACCATTGCCCAGCGCGCTGGTATTGAAGCTCTGACGAACGGTGCAGACGATGCTCAGGTGATGAAAGCAGCTTACGTTAAACGCCGTGATTTTGTTTATGCCGCCCTCATCGACATGGGCTTTAGCGTGGCTCGTCCTGATGGTGCCTTTTATCTTTTTGCAAAAATTCCGACCCAACTGCATCTAAGCTCACGCGAATTTACGCACGCCTTGGCACATGAACAGAAGTTAGCTCTGATTTCAGGTACCGCTTTTGGCCCCGGCGGCGAAGGTTATATCCGAATCAGTTACGCGGCATCAATGACCGATCTTCAAGAAGCCGTTAAGCGATTGCGCGCGTTCATGGCCAGCCACATCGGCTAA
- a CDS encoding YkuJ family protein encodes MKQSQLVAIIKRLEAMQAGDGEAQSRRFEKNGDEKGLVTYDPKTETYELEELGTHQTFQFDNIDLAAMEIYDLMDFDEDEGTNGTDSSDQAQA; translated from the coding sequence ATGAAACAATCACAGCTCGTGGCCATCATCAAACGCCTTGAAGCCATGCAGGCAGGCGATGGCGAGGCACAGTCACGCCGCTTCGAAAAAAATGGTGATGAAAAGGGCCTCGTGACGTACGATCCCAAGACCGAAACTTACGAACTTGAAGAATTAGGCACTCACCAGACGTTCCAGTTTGATAATATCGATCTTGCGGCCATGGAAATCTATGATCTAATGGATTTTGATGAAGACGAGGGCACTAACGGTACTGATAGTAGCGATCAGGCTCAAGCTTGA
- a CDS encoding LTA synthase family protein, whose amino-acid sequence MNQIGAKIRGFFNTRLGFLVLAIVLFWAKTYWAYQAKFNLGVTGSFQHLILAVNPIPTTLFLFGIALYMSGRKSYVTMLIIDALTSVWLFANVLYYREFSDFLTFALIKGSGAVSNNLNKGIMGIVQPTDFLVFVDVLFLILLLAFKVIRMDIRPIKKRFALGVSLLAVLMFGANLAMAYSDRSGLLTRTFDNNYIVKYLGLNAYTVVDGVKTASNSATKANADSSDVKSVLNYLNKNRVTPNAEYTGVAKGKNVFVIHLESLQQFMIDFKWDGQEVTPNLNKLYHESDTLSFDNFFNQVGQGKTADAEMMMENSLFGLPEGAAMVTDGTTNTFQAAPAILDQQGYTTASFHGDVPSFWNRDNTYKSWGYDYFFSKSYFSSGKNYDVGYGLKDKIFLKDSAQYIEQLPQPFYAKMITVTNHYPYTLDKENQTISKTDTGDDTVDGYVQTARYLDEAIGEFFDWLKETGLYDKSMIVLYGDHYGISNNHKKAMAKLTNITGFNDYDNAMYQRVPFMIHMPGLKGGINHTYGGEIDALPTILNLLGVKDNDTVQFGSDLLSANHPQTVAFRNGDFVTPDFTKVGSQYFNTSTGKKITKLSPSQKKTVDAATNRVTTELSLSDRVINGDLLRFYTPSGFKKVDRSDFSYKLTDTKKKLKAAQKKGTSLKAENKGKSVANEYKTDAPELKSDDDESSSESK is encoded by the coding sequence ATGAACCAGATCGGCGCTAAAATTCGAGGATTTTTCAATACCAGACTCGGTTTTCTGGTACTTGCCATTGTCTTATTCTGGGCAAAAACTTATTGGGCATATCAAGCTAAATTCAACTTAGGGGTCACTGGTAGCTTTCAGCATTTAATTCTGGCAGTTAATCCGATTCCGACAACGCTTTTTCTTTTTGGGATTGCTTTATATATGTCGGGACGTAAATCGTATGTCACGATGCTGATTATCGATGCCCTGACGTCGGTTTGGCTTTTTGCTAATGTACTTTATTATCGGGAATTTTCCGACTTTCTGACTTTTGCTTTAATCAAAGGATCAGGTGCGGTTTCCAATAACTTGAACAAGGGAATTATGGGGATCGTTCAGCCGACAGACTTTCTTGTGTTTGTCGATGTTCTATTTTTGATTTTACTGTTAGCTTTCAAGGTTATTCGGATGGATATCCGCCCGATCAAAAAGCGGTTTGCACTGGGAGTTTCGCTGCTGGCAGTGTTAATGTTTGGGGCGAATCTGGCTATGGCTTATAGCGATCGTTCCGGACTGTTGACGCGCACGTTTGACAATAACTACATTGTGAAATATCTGGGTCTCAATGCCTATACTGTTGTTGACGGGGTCAAAACTGCCAGCAATAGTGCAACGAAGGCAAACGCTGATTCGAGTGATGTCAAATCCGTACTGAATTATCTCAATAAGAATCGTGTTACCCCGAACGCAGAATATACCGGTGTGGCAAAAGGTAAGAATGTTTTTGTCATCCACTTGGAAAGCCTGCAGCAATTTATGATTGACTTCAAATGGGATGGACAGGAAGTCACTCCGAATCTCAATAAGCTCTATCATGAATCAGACACACTATCTTTTGACAACTTCTTTAACCAAGTTGGTCAAGGGAAAACGGCTGATGCGGAAATGATGATGGAAAATTCATTGTTTGGGTTGCCTGAAGGGGCGGCCATGGTAACTGACGGGACGACGAACACTTTCCAGGCGGCACCAGCAATCTTAGATCAGCAGGGTTACACAACCGCTTCGTTCCATGGGGATGTACCAAGTTTCTGGAACCGTGATAACACCTATAAGTCTTGGGGATACGACTATTTCTTTTCTAAGAGTTACTTCTCAAGTGGGAAAAATTATGATGTCGGCTATGGGTTGAAGGACAAGATTTTCCTGAAAGATTCAGCGCAGTACATCGAACAACTGCCGCAGCCATTTTATGCCAAAATGATTACGGTCACGAATCACTATCCTTACACACTGGACAAGGAAAATCAGACCATCAGTAAGACCGACACTGGCGATGATACCGTTGATGGTTATGTCCAGACAGCCCGTTATCTCGATGAAGCAATTGGTGAATTCTTTGACTGGCTGAAGGAAACCGGACTGTACGATAAGTCAATGATTGTTCTCTACGGTGATCATTATGGGATTTCAAACAACCATAAAAAAGCCATGGCCAAGTTAACCAACATTACCGGTTTTAATGACTATGACAATGCCATGTATCAACGCGTACCATTTATGATTCACATGCCAGGACTAAAAGGCGGCATTAATCACACATATGGCGGTGAAATTGATGCCTTGCCGACAATATTGAACCTGTTAGGCGTTAAGGACAATGATACGGTTCAGTTTGGTTCAGATTTGCTCTCCGCTAATCATCCGCAAACAGTTGCGTTCAGAAATGGTGATTTCGTCACACCTGATTTCACTAAGGTAGGCAGTCAATACTTTAATACCAGCACAGGGAAGAAAATCACCAAGCTATCCCCAAGCCAAAAGAAAACGGTTGACGCTGCCACTAACCGTGTGACAACGGAACTGTCCTTATCTGATCGCGTCATCAATGGTGATCTGCTGAGATTCTACACGCCGAGCGGATTTAAGAAGGTCGATCGTAGCGATTTTTCGTATAAGCTGACCGATACGAAAAAGAAGCTCAAAGCCGCCCAGAAGAAAGGTACAAGCTTGAAAGCAGAAAATAAGGGTAAATCGGTGGCAAATGAATATAAGACCGATGCGCCAGAGCTTAAAAGCGATGATGACGAAAGTAGTAGCGAATCCAAATAA
- a CDS encoding Fur family transcriptional regulator, which produces MNQAVYNKTINLLKAKQIRVTPQREAIISYMIDSTAHPTAEMIYAKLSPQFPHMSVATVYNNLRLLVDLNLVEEMSSNDAATHFDFPIEPHYHAICTNCGKIFDFTYPGVTDVEAVAAKKTGFKVSGHHLEVYGICPECQIKLGMK; this is translated from the coding sequence ATGAATCAGGCAGTTTATAACAAAACAATTAACTTGCTCAAAGCAAAGCAGATTCGGGTCACCCCGCAGCGCGAGGCGATCATTTCCTATATGATCGACAGTACGGCACACCCGACAGCTGAAATGATTTATGCAAAACTATCGCCACAGTTTCCACATATGAGTGTCGCAACCGTATACAACAATTTACGTCTACTGGTGGATCTTAATTTAGTTGAGGAAATGTCGTCTAATGATGCGGCGACTCATTTTGATTTCCCGATTGAGCCACACTACCATGCGATTTGTACCAACTGCGGTAAGATTTTTGACTTCACTTACCCAGGGGTCACGGATGTGGAGGCAGTGGCAGCTAAAAAAACCGGTTTCAAAGTCAGTGGACATCATCTCGAGGTTTACGGTATTTGTCCCGAGTGTCAGATTAAACTGGGTATGAAATAA